In Carettochelys insculpta isolate YL-2023 chromosome 21, ASM3395843v1, whole genome shotgun sequence, a single genomic region encodes these proteins:
- the LOC142023988 gene encoding alpha-1-acid glycoprotein-like, protein MALACIAALLGLAPLLTAKPLDCEPLIPGTIDNATLTKVLGKWFYIGAASQHPESHQEMESITNAYFFLYPGSQPDTLLITEVLRLKDKCVVDNSSHISVIQNTSMMIKKGANKSAVAQVIKSSSEDTMTLYHVEANHKGLSLSARTPNVTMEQLEEFETQVACLGLKKEEILYSNNKDLCPMEEEGEVKAHSVEVVEPSLA, encoded by the exons ATGGCACTGGCCTGCATTGCTGCTCTGCTTGGTTTAGCACCTCTTCTTACAGCTAAACCCCTGGATTGTGAGCCTCTAATTCCAGGAACCATTGACAATGCAACACTGACTAAG GTGCTGGGCAAGTGGTTCTACATCGGCGCAGCGTCACAGCACCCAGAGAGCCATCAGGAGATGGAATCGATCACAAACGCCTATTTCTTCTTGtacccaggcagccagccagacacGCTTCTCATCACAGAAGTCCTGAGACTGAAA GACAAGTGTGTGGTGGACAACTCCAGTCACATTTCAGTCATTCAGAACACTTCTATGATGATCAAGAAAG GGGCAAACAAAAGCGCCGTAGCACAAGTTATCAAGAGCAGCTCTGAAGACACGATGACACTATACCATGTTGAAGCAAACCACAAAGGGCTGTCACTCTCTG CGCGGACCCCAAACGTGACTATGGAGCAACTGGAAGAATTTGAAACTCAAGTGGCCTGCCTTGGACTGAAGAAAGAGGAAATACTCTATTCCAACAATAAG GATCTGTGTCCCATGGAAGAAGAGGGAGAAGTCAAGGCTCATTCAGTTGAGGTGGTAGAACCATCACTGGCGTAA